One genomic region from Magallana gigas chromosome 3, xbMagGiga1.1, whole genome shotgun sequence encodes:
- the LOC105337764 gene encoding ADP-ribosyl-[dinitrogen reductase] glycohydrolase yields the protein MSSSGVVLSQEEQNQIKAVLYGQCIGDAIGLLTEFLTKEEAKTYYEKVKKNLEYKHKAIVCDVHRNRWKEGDWTDDSDQMLMILMSITDNKGKVDYKDIARRIKNWMKQGIPELGDFGGLGLGRTTATVLHQKNYEDDPHARAENVWRSSQCNIAPNGGVMRTSVVGTHRFRDLEEVAKNASDIARVTHHDHRCQASAVAVSVAIAMMLQRNEKHVDRKGHYKVDQIIKDTYDIAVKYIEIEEQKQELLTFLKCKDIKQLKLCEPGKIGYTFKSMGCGFWGLKQNDFRKAITKIVMQGGDADSNACVAGALLGCKLGLDAIPSSWKDGLLHKKWLDQQISRYLRMTNGEEVESKDAGPNPGPSETV from the exons ATGTCTTCTTCAGGTGTG GTTTTGAGCCAAGAAGAACAAAATCAGATTAAAGCTGTTCTTTATGGACAGTGTATAGGTGACGCCATTGGACTGTTGACAGAATTTCTGACCAAGGAAGAAGCTAAAACT tattaTGAGAAAGTAAAGAAGAATTTGGAATACAAGCATAAAGCCATTGTGTGCGATGTTCACAGGAATAGATGGAAGGAGGGAGACTGGACAGATGATTCCGACCAAATGCTGATGATTCTTATGTCTATCACTGATAACAAAGGAAAG GTAGACTATAAAGACATTGCTCGTAGGATCAAGAACTGGATGAAACAGGGTATTCCAGAGCTGGGGGACTTTGGCGGACTAGGGCTTGGTAGAACTACAGCTACTGTTCTTCACCAAAAAAACTATGAGGATGACCCACATGCA CGCGCTGAAAATGTGTGGAGGTCGAGTCAGTGTAATATCGCCCCTAACGGTGGGGTCATGAGAACCTCTGTTGTTGGCACCCACAGGTTCCGGGACTTGGAGGAAGTGGCCAAAAATGCTTCTGACATAGCCAGAGTAACACACCATGATCACAG ATGTCAGGCCTCAGCTGTGGCTGTGTCTGTTGCCATAGCAATGATGTTACagagaaatgaaaaacatgtgGACAGGAAAGGCCATTACAAGGTTGACCAAATTATCAAGGACACTTATGACATTGCTGTTAAATACATAGAAATTGAGGAACAG AAGCAAGAGTTGTTAACCTTTTTAAAGTGTAAAGACATCAAACAACTAAAGCTCTGTGAACCTGGAAAGATTGGCTACACGTTCAAGTCAATGGGATGTGGATTCTGGGGATTGAAACAGAATGATTTCCGAAAAGCCATCACCAAAATTGTAATGCAG GGAGGGGATGCAGACTCCAATGCATGTGTTGCAGGAGCATTGCTGGGATGTAAACTAGGATTAGACGCTATCCCTTCATCATGGAAGGATGGTTTGTTGCACAAAAAGTGGTTAGATCAACAGATATCTAG gtACCTCAGAATGACAAATGGAGAGGAAGTAGAAAGCAAGGATGCAGGTCCAAATCCAGGGCCATCCGAAACAGTGTGA
- the LOC105337765 gene encoding ADP-ribosyl-[dinitrogen reductase] glycohydrolase isoform X1 — MSSSGVVLSQEEQNQIKAVLYGQCIGDAIGLLTEFLTKEEAKTYYEKVKMNLEYKHKAIVCDSHRNGWKEGDWTDDSDQMLMILMSITDNKGKVDYKDIARRIKNWMKHGIPELGDFGGLGLGRTTATVLRQKNYEDDPYACAELVWRLGQCNIAPNGGVMRTSVVGTHRFQDLEEVAKNASDIARVTHHDHRCQASAVAVSVAIAMMLQRNEKHVDRTGHYKVDQIIKDTYDIAVKYIEIEKQKKELLTYLKCKDIKQLKLSEPGKIGYTFKSMGCGFWGLKQNDFRKAITKIVMQGGDADTNACVAGALLGCKLGLDAIPASWKDGLLHKEWLDQQISRYLRMTNGEEVESKDAGPNPGPSETV; from the exons ATGTCTTCTTCAGGTGTG GTTTTGAGCCAAGAAGAACAAAATCAGATTAAAGCTGTTCTTTATGGACAGTGTATAGGTGACGCTATTGGACTGTTGACAGAATTTCTGACCAAGGAGGAAGCTAAAACT tatTATGAGAAAGTAAAGATGAATTTGGAATACAAACATAAAGCCATTGTGTGTGATTCTCACAGGAATGGATGGAAGGAGGGAGACTGGACCGATGATTCTGACCAAATGCTGATGATTCTTATGTCTATCACTGATAACAAAGGGAAG GTAGACTATAAAGATATTGCTCGTAGGATCAAGAACTGGATGAAACATGGTATTCCAGAGCTGGGGGACTTTGGGGGATTAGGGCTTGGTAGAACTACAGCTACTGTTCTTCGGCAAAAAAACTATGAGGATGACCCATATGCA tgtGCTGAACTTGTGTGGAGATTAGGTCAGTGTAACATCGCCCCTAACGGCGGGGTCATGAGAACCTCTGTTGTTGGCACCCACAGGTTCCAGGACTTGGAGGAAGTGGCCAAAAATGCTTCTGACATAGCCAGAGTAACACACCATGATCACAG ATGTCAGGCCTCAGCTGTGGCTGTGTCCGTTGCAATAGCAATGATGttacaaagaaatgaaaaacatgtgGACAGGACAGGCCACTACAAGGTTGACCAAATTATCAAGGACACGTATGACATTGCTGTTAAATACATAGAAATTGAGAAACAA aagaAAGAGTTGTTAACGTATTTAAAGTGTAAAGACATAAAACAACTAAAGCTTTCTGAACCTGGAAAGATTGGCTACACATTCAAGTCAATGGGATGTGGATTCTGGGGATTGAAACAGAATGATTTCCGAAAAGCCATCACCAAAATTGTAATGCAG ggcGGGGATGCAGATACAAATGCATGTGTGGCAGGAGCATTGCTGGGATGTAAACTAGGATTAGATGCTATCCCTGCATCGTGGAAGGACGGTTTGTTGCACAAAGAGTGGTTAGACCAACAGATATCTAG GTACCTCAGAATGACAAATGGAGAGGAAGTAGAAAGCAAGGATGCAGGTCCAAATCCAGGGCCATCAGAAACAGTGTGA
- the LOC105337765 gene encoding ADP-ribosyl-[dinitrogen reductase] glycohydrolase isoform X2, whose translation MNLEYKHKAIVCDSHRNGWKEGDWTDDSDQMLMILMSITDNKGKVDYKDIARRIKNWMKHGIPELGDFGGLGLGRTTATVLRQKNYEDDPYACAELVWRLGQCNIAPNGGVMRTSVVGTHRFQDLEEVAKNASDIARVTHHDHRCQASAVAVSVAIAMMLQRNEKHVDRTGHYKVDQIIKDTYDIAVKYIEIEKQKKELLTYLKCKDIKQLKLSEPGKIGYTFKSMGCGFWGLKQNDFRKAITKIVMQGGDADTNACVAGALLGCKLGLDAIPASWKDGLLHKEWLDQQISRYLRMTNGEEVESKDAGPNPGPSETV comes from the exons ATGAATTTGGAATACAAACATAAAGCCATTGTGTGTGATTCTCACAGGAATGGATGGAAGGAGGGAGACTGGACCGATGATTCTGACCAAATGCTGATGATTCTTATGTCTATCACTGATAACAAAGGGAAG GTAGACTATAAAGATATTGCTCGTAGGATCAAGAACTGGATGAAACATGGTATTCCAGAGCTGGGGGACTTTGGGGGATTAGGGCTTGGTAGAACTACAGCTACTGTTCTTCGGCAAAAAAACTATGAGGATGACCCATATGCA tgtGCTGAACTTGTGTGGAGATTAGGTCAGTGTAACATCGCCCCTAACGGCGGGGTCATGAGAACCTCTGTTGTTGGCACCCACAGGTTCCAGGACTTGGAGGAAGTGGCCAAAAATGCTTCTGACATAGCCAGAGTAACACACCATGATCACAG ATGTCAGGCCTCAGCTGTGGCTGTGTCCGTTGCAATAGCAATGATGttacaaagaaatgaaaaacatgtgGACAGGACAGGCCACTACAAGGTTGACCAAATTATCAAGGACACGTATGACATTGCTGTTAAATACATAGAAATTGAGAAACAA aagaAAGAGTTGTTAACGTATTTAAAGTGTAAAGACATAAAACAACTAAAGCTTTCTGAACCTGGAAAGATTGGCTACACATTCAAGTCAATGGGATGTGGATTCTGGGGATTGAAACAGAATGATTTCCGAAAAGCCATCACCAAAATTGTAATGCAG ggcGGGGATGCAGATACAAATGCATGTGTGGCAGGAGCATTGCTGGGATGTAAACTAGGATTAGATGCTATCCCTGCATCGTGGAAGGACGGTTTGTTGCACAAAGAGTGGTTAGACCAACAGATATCTAG GTACCTCAGAATGACAAATGGAGAGGAAGTAGAAAGCAAGGATGCAGGTCCAAATCCAGGGCCATCAGAAACAGTGTGA